In Sulfuricurvum sp., the following are encoded in one genomic region:
- the rpsE gene encoding 30S ribosomal protein S5 yields the protein MNPINREEFSESIVNIGRVTKVVKGGRRFRFTALVVVGNKKGTVGYGVGKAKEVPDAIRKAVDEAFKNLTEVKIKGTTIAHDIEVKYNASRMLLKPASEGTGVIAGGAARPVLELAGIQDILTKSLGSNNPNTVVRATVDALSRIKG from the coding sequence ATGAATCCTATTAACAGAGAAGAATTTTCAGAATCGATCGTAAACATCGGTCGTGTAACCAAAGTTGTAAAAGGTGGACGTCGTTTTCGTTTTACTGCACTTGTGGTTGTAGGTAATAAAAAAGGTACTGTTGGTTACGGTGTCGGTAAAGCTAAAGAGGTTCCGGACGCTATCCGTAAAGCGGTTGATGAAGCGTTCAAAAATCTTACAGAAGTTAAGATCAAAGGGACAACTATCGCTCACGATATCGAAGTAAAATACAACGCAAGTCGTATGTTGCTTAAACCAGCATCTGAAGGGACAGGGGTCATCGCCGGTGGTGCTGCTCGTCCTGTTCTTGAGCTTGCTGGTATCCAAGACATCTTGACGAAGTCTTTGGGTTCAAACAATCCAAACACCGTTGTTCGTGCAACAGTTGATGCACTTTCACGTATCAAAGGATAA
- the rplO gene encoding 50S ribosomal protein L15 codes for MALENLTPAEGSTHNTKRLGRGQGSGQGKTAGKGHKGQKARKGYNEKRNFEGGQQPLARRLPKIGFQSRVVKPTIINVEKVKEIATLSEITMETIRSVHRLKKSVTQVKLVGASAKDYASKIKDENVTTTGN; via the coding sequence ATGGCACTCGAAAATTTAACCCCTGCTGAGGGGTCAACCCACAACACAAAACGTCTTGGCCGTGGTCAAGGTAGTGGACAAGGTAAAACAGCGGGTAAAGGTCACAAAGGTCAAAAAGCTCGTAAAGGTTACAATGAAAAACGTAACTTTGAGGGTGGACAACAACCACTTGCTCGCCGTTTGCCAAAAATCGGTTTCCAATCTCGTGTTGTAAAACCGACAATTATCAACGTTGAAAAAGTGAAAGAGATTGCAACGCTTTCTGAAATCACTATGGAAACAATCCGCAGCGTACACCGTTTGAAAAAATCGGTCACTCAAGTTAAACTTGTAGGTGCAAGCGCTAAAGATTATGCATCAAAAATTAAAGACGAAAACGTTACAACCACTGGTAACTAA